The following nucleotide sequence is from bacterium.
CACGCCACCAGTCCGATGACCGAGATAACGGGCAAAACGCCGGTCCAGTTGCGGCCGCGGCGGAGACCGTCCGCCACGATCAAGAGAATCGCCGTCAGAACCAAAAGCGATTCGGGCAGAATGGCTAACAGATCTTGGGAAGAAACAGTGGTCACGTCAGGGTACGATTACCTGTGATAGTCCGGTTTCCTGGAACCGGGTAAGGACCAGCTCAAGGGATGGCTGCATTCGCGACAGAAACGGATCGGGATAAACCCCGATCCAAATCGCCAGCACGACCAGAACACCGATTATCAGCGCTTCGCGCGGCGTCACGTCCTTCAGTTTCAGATTCTCTTCGTGCTTGATCTCGCCGAAGAACACGCGCTGATACATCCACATCAAATACACCGCGGCCAGAATGATTCCCGCCGTTCCGAATACCGCATACGTCGAGTTGTAAGCGAAGGTGCCGAGCAGAATCAGGAACTCGCCCACGAAGCCGTTCAGGCCGGGCAATCCTACGGATGACAACGCGATAATCATGAACAGCGTCGCGTACACGGGCATGACCTTGGCAATCCCGCCGTAGTCGCCCACCATCCGTGTGTGCCGCCGGTCATAGATCACGCCGACGAGAAAAAACAGTGCGCCGGTGGAAATTCCGTGATTGATCTGCTGCAGGAGCGAGCCGGAGAGTCCCTCGAGATTCAGCGCGAACGTTCCGAGCATTACAAAGCCGAGATGCGCGACCGATGAATAAGCAACCAGTCGCTTCACGTCCTTCTGCACCATCGCCATCAGCGCGCCGTACAAAATCCCGACTATCGCCAGGATGCTGATAAGCGGAACGAATTTCACGGTCGCGCCGGGGAACATGGGCAGGCAGAAGCGCAGGAATCCGTAGGTGCCCATCTTGAGCAGAACTCCCGCCAGAATTACCGAACCGGCGGTGG
It contains:
- a CDS encoding NADH-quinone oxidoreductase subunit M translates to MLLSLCIALPALTAILLLFIPREQEQAARWLALAGTSATFIATLAVFAAFAPGEGAFQLVERISWIPSIGAEWHLGVDGISLFLVLLTSLLSVLCILGSWTNIRERIKEFHFFFLLLETGMIGVFLALDLFVFYVMWEVMLVPMFFLIGVWGGPRRVYATIKFFLFTMAGSVLMLVGILYVYFHTTDPATGLHTFNLLLATEQSQFPLAVQTWLFLAFAVAFAIKVPLFPFHTWLPDAHTEAPTAGSVILAGVLLKMGTYGFLRFCLPMFPGATVKFVPLISILAIVGILYGALMAMVQKDVKRLVAYSSVAHLGFVMLGTFALNLEGLSGSLLQQINHGISTGALFFLVGVIYDRRHTRMVGDYGGIAKVMPVYATLFMIIALSSVGLPGLNGFVGEFLILLGTFAYNSTYAVFGTAGIILAAVYLMWMYQRVFFGEIKHEENLKLKDVTPREALIIGVLVVLAIWIGVYPDPFLSRMQPSLELVLTRFQETGLSQVIVP